A window of the Amycolatopsis solani genome harbors these coding sequences:
- a CDS encoding M67 family metallopeptidase, producing the protein MLRIRRELVDEIVAHARRDHPDEACGVIAGPEGSDSPERFIPMLNAARSPTFYEFDSADLLKLYRELDANDEAPVVIYHSHTATEAYPSRTDANIAAEPGAHYVLVSTRDPEVHEFRSYRIVDAEITEEPVEIID; encoded by the coding sequence GTGCTCCGGATTCGCCGTGAACTCGTCGACGAGATCGTCGCCCACGCCCGCCGTGACCACCCCGACGAGGCGTGCGGGGTGATCGCCGGGCCCGAAGGCTCGGATTCGCCCGAGCGGTTCATCCCCATGCTGAACGCGGCCCGCTCGCCGACGTTCTACGAATTCGACTCCGCCGACCTGCTGAAGCTCTACCGCGAGCTGGACGCGAACGACGAAGCGCCGGTGGTCATCTACCACTCGCACACCGCGACCGAGGCGTACCCGTCGCGGACCGACGCGAACATCGCGGCCGAGCCCGGCGCGCACTACGTGCTCGTCTCCACCCGCGACCCCGAAGTGCACGAGTTCCGGTCGTACCGGATCGTGGACGCCGAGATCACCGAGGAGCCGGTCGAGATCATCGACTGA
- a CDS encoding MoaD/ThiS family protein → MAVTVSIPTILRTHTGGEKSVEAKGATVLEVIDDVESRHAGIKGRLVKEEKLHRFINVYVNDEDVRFAGGLEAEVKDGDTLTILPAVAGG, encoded by the coding sequence ATGGCCGTGACCGTCTCCATCCCGACGATCCTGCGCACCCACACCGGCGGCGAGAAGTCCGTCGAGGCGAAGGGCGCGACCGTGCTCGAGGTCATCGACGACGTCGAGTCCCGCCACGCCGGCATCAAGGGCCGCCTGGTCAAGGAGGAGAAGCTGCACCGCTTCATCAACGTCTACGTCAACGACGAGGACGTGCGCTTCGCCGGCGGGCTCGAGGCCGAGGTCAAGGACGGCGACACCCTGACCATCCTGCCCGCCGTGGCCGGTGGCTGA